TTTCTTAAGTGGTAACCCTAATCAAATTTAATTAGGATTGGAATGATCAAATtgctgtgggaatgtaaagtCTATTTGATTACCGTGCAACCTCATGGCAAGATAAGaaatttttaatcatgaattaaatatttatttattctaaaatttaaaactcctattttaagaatataaaaaatgggGCCTCCTCCTCGGCTCTCGGAGCGGCGCGGGGCCGGCAGGGAGCGCAGCGCAGCGCAGCGCAGCGGGAGCCGAGGAGCGCGCGGAGCCTGCCATGGGCAAATCAGCTTCCAAGCAGTTTAATGACGAGGTCCTGAAGGCCCACAATGAGTACTGGAAGCAGCATGGCGTCGCCCCGCTGAAGCTCTGCAAGAAGCTCAACCGGGAGGCTCAGCAGTATTCAGAGGCCCTGGCCAGCACGAGGATCCTCAAGCACAGCCCGGAGTCCAGTCGTGGCCAGTGCGGGGAGAACCTGGCGTGGGCATCCTACGATCAGACGGGAAAGGAGGTGGCTGATAGATGGTACAGTGAAATAAAGAACTACAACTTTCAGCAGCCTGGCTTCACTTCCGGGACAGGACATTTCACTGCCATGGTATGGAAGAATACAAAGAAGATGGGAGTGGGGAAGGCATCTGCAAGTGATGGGTCCTCCTTCGTGGTGGCTAGATACTTCCCAGCAGGGAATGTCGTCAACCAGGGCTTCTTTGAAGAAAATGTCCTGCCTCCAAAGAAGTAATTTGTTCAGTGCAACGGGAAGGTGGCAGACTTAAGAACTTGGATTTGAAGTGCCTAGAACAACAAAAACTCAGCTGTGTGTCTGTCCCTGTGGGTGTATGTGCTTGCTTGTGTGATGCTATGAGTCTCTCGAGCACACAATCGGTTTTACAGTTCTGCATGAATTCATTCTTACCAAAGAAATGAGCATATGAAGGCTTTACCTTGATGGTTCCCTAGACTGCAATTATTTGGACTTTGGGGGGGGGAAtcaatttttaaacttaaaaaaaattttttaagcaaaaaaaaaaaaaaaaaaaaaaagaatataaaaaatgaaactatgaaaagaatatattttgcagatagaatatttaaaaattacttcatgAAATATAATCTACAGATATCTGGACAATCTCCTATAAAGTGAGTGTAGATAACTTACAAATAGACAACATCTAAGTATAGTAAATAATCTTTAATTGATTTAAGCcacatttcttttatataattttaccttttgatTCTGTTGACCTagatcaaaacaaaataaaagaaaacaaaatataacaaaaaaacaaacacacagcaaaactAAAACAACTATCACAAGTTACTACTTCTGCTTGAATCCAATTTCTATCCAGTTTACCAGCTGGCACTATGATAtcattgtatatttaaatttcaattcaaTAGGTCATTATTTCAAAAAGTTTGCTCTTTTCTGATGTTTTTGCCAATTGTACAAAGCATACAGCCTGTTATTGCCAATGTAGACCTGAAAACTTAACAGTGAGATTTACTCAATATCTACAGGGCGTTATTCATAAAAGATGCACTTCTCCTGGTAGAATTTACCatgcataaattatttttcttaatgatttgtgACATTCTGAACAATATACCTTTTATTCAGGTGACAGAAATAATTATAAGGAAGTCATCTTTCAgaatttacattcattttaaaggaaactaCTTAATGATTTCAGTTCTCTGAAAATGTAAAGTGGAGCtgtaatggggaaaaaacatcaaaaataattaagataaatgACCTTCTGgatcacagaaagaaaatttattttgtgaagaTGTTCTcatcttattttaaaactctatacATTCAGTCTAGAGTTGGAGTGCTAACCTGGTAATAAGTAGTACAATAAATTTCCTGTTCATGTAAATAGTATAATAAAATTGTTATTAGAAATAGAGGAATAATAAGTACAATGTGTCAGATTCCTGGCACAAGACAataggaaaataggaaaaaggtGATAGCCTGTGAGATTTGTTTGGCAGTGCCTATAACTCATCCTACCAAATCACCCTTTAGCTCAGGTTATCCATGATCTAGTTATgtacttcttttatttaaaaattaccacTTATATTATTAAGATTAAGTTCATTTTAGTTGtaaaaatagaagggagaaaatatagctttaaaatatagatttttcaaaaagaatgGTAAAAAATATCTTactatttttgccttttaaaggGTAGCAAATGGTGGAAATTTACTcacctctctccagcctcccttaTTGTTTCCatcaaaaggaaaacagacataTAATCTGAGAGTGATATTTTATCTAGAAAGCAAAATAAGCCATTATCTCTAACTCTCAAAAATGCATGTCCTAGACACACCTAAGAACTTTTCCAGATTTTGGAAGTTTCTACATGCAGCCCTAAGCAGGGAGAACTCCCCAGGCCTGGACAGGGAGCTGCTTAGATGGCAAGTTACACAAATGGAAATGGCCTTTCTCTGCTGCTCCCCCCATCTCAAATGTTAAAAGGATTAGTGTAATAAGAGCATGTGCTTGTATAGCACTTTGACATTCTTAGATGAAAAGTGCTAGATTAGGGtaaaattttataactgtaaTGGAATTCAAACAAATAACATTGTCATAAATGTGTCTGGCTGCTGAAAAAAAGCATGTTCTATAGCAATTAGAAGTCCACACTAAAAGCAGTGTCATttgtaaatttccatttcttttctgcaCATTTTTCTTACTTAAATACTCTTTAGTTGATTATACCTGAGTCTACTGCATTCTGAGCCAGTCATACACAATCCCTCTCATTTACAGACATCATGACAATAGATTTAAGGTAATGTAAGAATTGAACGTCATAATTCATACCCTATTTCTGTATATCAGACCAAT
This window of the Physeter macrocephalus isolate SW-GA chromosome 21, ASM283717v5, whole genome shotgun sequence genome carries:
- the LOC112066437 gene encoding Golgi-associated plant pathogenesis-related protein 1-like: MGKSASKQFNDEVLKAHNEYWKQHGVAPLKLCKKLNREAQQYSEALASTRILKHSPESSRGQCGENLAWASYDQTGKEVADRWYSEIKNYNFQQPGFTSGTGHFTAMVWKNTKKMGVGKASASDGSSFVVARYFPAGNVVNQGFFEENVLPPKK